The following proteins are co-located in the Desulfobacterales bacterium genome:
- a CDS encoding dienelactone hydrolase family protein, producing MNSHSYPYLLARRPFFLAAAALVLLTIIGGCAHHRDFNADYAGPTPLPESIRKTYAYTPYAGPYETQSIKANPRYEIQKISFETAQGPFNQPHRITMEYYKPNHGEKTPVIVVLPILGGRYSITRTFAVHFAEAGYGTLLVYRQKSYKKNLGIKNVDQTLKQIVIDHKLVLDWVEKQPELDAERIGLFGVSMGSIKASLLTALDERVGAAVLGLVAGDIPYILTYSSEPGVKRKRNAYMKEHQITREELYQELKARVECDPMIYAEFMDAANIMMILGRFDTAMPYQKGRLLWQKIGKPELITILSGHITAYPMIPYIKEMATAFYEKRFGGINQGRCRN from the coding sequence ATGAACTCCCATTCATATCCTTACCTATTGGCTCGCCGACCGTTTTTTCTGGCGGCCGCGGCCCTGGTTCTCTTGACAATCATTGGCGGGTGCGCCCATCACCGCGACTTTAATGCCGATTATGCCGGGCCGACGCCGCTTCCGGAATCGATTCGGAAAACCTATGCATATACCCCGTATGCCGGGCCCTATGAGACGCAATCCATTAAAGCCAATCCCCGCTATGAAATCCAAAAGATTTCGTTTGAAACCGCGCAGGGCCCGTTCAATCAGCCGCACCGGATCACAATGGAGTACTATAAGCCCAATCACGGCGAAAAAACGCCGGTGATTGTGGTGCTTCCTATTTTGGGGGGCAGATACAGCATTACCCGGACGTTTGCCGTCCATTTTGCGGAAGCAGGCTATGGCACCCTGCTGGTGTACCGGCAGAAATCGTATAAAAAAAATCTGGGTATTAAAAATGTGGACCAGACGCTAAAGCAGATCGTGATTGATCATAAGCTGGTGCTTGATTGGGTGGAGAAACAGCCTGAACTGGATGCGGAGCGCATCGGGCTCTTTGGCGTCAGCATGGGCTCGATCAAGGCGTCGCTATTAACCGCCTTAGATGAGCGGGTGGGTGCGGCTGTGCTTGGCCTGGTGGCCGGGGATATCCCCTATATTCTCACCTATTCCAGCGAGCCGGGCGTTAAGCGGAAGCGAAACGCCTACATGAAAGAACACCAAATCACCCGGGAGGAACTCTACCAGGAGCTGAAGGCCCGGGTGGAATGCGACCCCATGATTTACGCGGAGTTCATGGATGCGGCAAATATTATGATGATCCTCGGCCGGTTTGATACGGCCATGCCCTACCAAAAGGGCCGTCTGTTATGGCAAAAGATCGGGAAGCCGGAGCTCATTACCATCCTGTCCGGCCATATCACCGCCTACCCCATGATCCCCTATATCAAGGAGATGGCCACCGCATTTTATGAAAAGCGGTTTGGCGGAATCAATCAAGGGCGCTGCCGAAATTAA